One window from the genome of Cucumis melo cultivar AY chromosome 10, USDA_Cmelo_AY_1.0, whole genome shotgun sequence encodes:
- the LOC107991850 gene encoding uncharacterized mitochondrial protein AtMg00810-like — protein MWNNIINKYFLDNGYLRCPYEHSLYIKVNGHGDILVVCLYVDDLIFTGNCTSMFKDLKNTMTQEFEMTDIGLMSYYLSIEVKQSEEGIFISQERYTREILEKFNMMNSKSVATPIETGTKLSKHEEGDDVELSYFKSLVRSLRYLTCTQPDILFRVGLVSLFMESPTTTHWKVAKRILRYLRGTLDYGLFYSSSKEFKLEGYCDSDWAGDTDDRKSTSQYVFFVGNTAFTWSSKKQPIVTLSTCEA, from the coding sequence ATGTGGAATAACATAATCAACAAATATTTCCTTGATAATGGGTATTTGAGGTGCCCTTATGAACATTCTCTTTATATTAAGGTTAATGGTCATGGAGATATTTTGGTAGTTTGTTTGTACGTGGATGACTTAATTTTTACAGGAAATTGTACAAGTATGTTTAAAGATCTCAAGAACACGATGACCCAAGAATTCGAAATGACAGATATAGGGCTAATGTCATATTATCTTAGCATTGAAGTGAAGCAGTCAGAGGAAGGAATTTTCATCTCTCAAGAACGATATACTAGAGAAATTCTAGAGAAGTTTAATATGATGAATTCTAAGTCTGTCGCAACTCCGATTGAAACTGGGACCAAACTGTCCAAACATGAAGAAGGAGATGATGTTGAACtttcatatttcaaaagtttggtTAGGAGTTTGAGATATTTGACTTGCACACAACCAGATATTCTTTTCAGAGTTGGATTGGTGAGTCTATTTATGGAATCTCCTACAACTACTCATTGGAAAGTGGCAAAGAGAATTCTTCGTTACCTTAGAGGTACGCTTGACTATGGGTTGTTTTATTCTTCATCTAAAGAATTCAAGCTTGAAGGCTATTGTGATAGTGACTGGGCTGGAGATACTGATGATCGAAAGAGCACTAGTCAATATGTTTTCTTCGTTGGGAATACTGCATTTACATGGAGTTCTAAGAAGCAACCTATTGTGACATTATCCACTTGTGAGGCATAA